One Anopheles marshallii chromosome 3, idAnoMarsDA_429_01, whole genome shotgun sequence genomic region harbors:
- the LOC128710894 gene encoding uncharacterized protein LOC128710894 — translation MSYTTQRQFLSIAFPNEVPTLPSRKRSDAVLKSYSSCYDYRAWSRDGLKQSQFIGDVANRALSQAAKIPIHFFSGAELTKEILVRLDADNLADYILSLRDEVKKKHSAIESLEETKQELMKKTESLDEKLNELQEVNLLLSAEIERIAVCHDLQQETNQFDEQELAEISQMIIDLRDYNENLEQEMQTLRNQIKALQAAADSASADNQGDRVNVEAENNFLKFKAKDYDRLESELTLFKAEHDNLTQQKRKLAKEAQRAQQYRLRAVELKQNLKDELHRRELCEEQIEMLVNMYEQQSIELNQLKSQVHTLNRSSHDRLFDESTDDPYGSRTTISETTIERIPHEDLEIVDACSNCARHLQQIEELNKRINQQKQHIEELDQSTSITKTVAEESAFQQQVLDLRHELSECQRELMETTEKFAALRETSIADCKELGRLKLQLDQLTSDRTPSDEAVGQLELLTTNEKLNALQAENEKLREDLVKNQATVAELQSKVRSVPSSSIQVDSGGGAECCVQKANKITQLEQVISGLKEASNAMPVTSISVEENANLLEKIVTLEKELQEREQQLKTLQETMDKGEGLPQTMPVLQQEVGDDSAKLNSLLSQLAEKNELIEQLQNKQNMQETAEGKELMPSDDVRICQEELAELRKRLAVYEEDAIGRLVINPSKESRKSVRISDEIEQFEPLSIKEEFGSEQDEKETEEIKSEPEDEAHTEDEANDDASEVSVGRNKLDSSLEKLEELQENLNKRCTLQARRSMVLLGSSGTVECDCIQAIALKIAQGGLELLLVAELYVLLQEICSAITRKNAVLGRNVTVLANSMTKCWQVITDARVMMNMELTNRTNHQSVQSVQSMNVQQDEDNRSRTASHMGHLNGPNLGTSVLETRPSIAVHKSLSVGSDDNRHSKIAVVDVQRRRTIKWMENVKNMNRAS, via the exons ATGTCGTACACCACCCAAAGACAATTTCTAAGCATTGCATTCCCGAACGAAGTCCCAACATTACCGAGTCGCAAACGTAGTGATGCTGTGTTGAAATCGTACAGCTCTTGCTACGACTACCGTGCCTGGTCGCGAGATGGACTGAAGCAGTCGCAATTTATTGGGGATGTCGCCAATCGGGCACTATCGCAAGCTGCTAAAATTCCAATTCAC ttCTTTTCCGGGGCAGAACTAACGAAAGAAATTCTAGTTCGTCTGGATGCCGATAATTTAGCCGACTATATCCTGAGTCTAAGGGATGAGGTGAAAAAGAAGCACAGCGCGATTGAATCGTTAGAGGAAACCAAACAAGAGCTGATGAAAAAAACTGAATCTCTCGATGAAAAACTGAATGAATTACAAGAAGTGAACCTTTTGCTCAGTGCCGAAATCGAACGGATCGCTGTTTGTCATGATCTGCAACAGGAGACGAACCAGTTTGATGAGCAGGAACTCGCCGAAATTAGCCAAATGATCATTGACCTACGGGACTATAATGAAAATCTCGAGCAGGAAATGCAAACCTTGCGGAATCAAATTAAAGCATTACAAGCTGCCGCAGATTCTGCAAGTGCTGATAATCAAGGAGATCGTGTGAACGTTGAGgctgaaaataattttctcaaGTTCAAAGCAAAGGACTATGATCGATTGGAAAGTGAGCTGACCCTGTTTAAAGCCGAGCATGATAACTTGACGCAGCAGAAGCGGAAGCTGGCAAAAGAAGCTCAGCGTGCACAGCAATACCGATTGAGGGCAGTGGAACTAAAACAGAACCTAAAAGACGAGCTACATCGTAGAGAATTGTGTGAggaacaaattgaaatgttggtg AACATGTACGAACAGCaatcaattgaattgaatCAACTGAAGAGTCAAGTTCATACCTTGAATCGATCTTCCCATGATCGACTTTTTGATGAATCCACGGATGATCCGTATGGATCTCGTACAACCATTTCAGAAACGACCATAGAGAGAATCCCGCACGAAGATCTTGAGATTGTAGATGCTTGTTCGAACTGCGCCAGACATCTGCAACAAATCGAAGAACTTAATAAACGTATCAACCAGCAAAAGCAACACATTGAAGAGTTAGATCAAAGTACCAGTATAACAAAAACAGTCGCTgaagaaagtgcatttcaacaGCAGGTATTGGACCTTCGGCACGAATTATCAGAGTGTCAACGTGAGTTAATGGAAACAACTGAGAAGTTTGCCGCTCTGCGTGAAACTTCCATTGCTGACTGTAAGGAATTGGGACGATTGAAGCTGCAACTAGACCAGCTAACCAGTGATAGAACGCCATCCGATGAGGCCGTGGGACAACTGGAGCTCCTTACAACAAATGAGAAGCTAAATGCATTACAGGCGGAAAATGAAAAGCTTCGGGAAGACCTAGTCAAAAACCAAGCTACTGTCGCAGAACTTCAATCAAAAGTACGATCGGTGCCAAGTTCCTCGATTCAGGTTGATTCTGGTGGGGGTGCAGAATGTTGTGTACAAAAGGCCAACAAAATTACACAGCTGGAGCAAGTCATTTCCGGACTGAAGGAGGCCTCCAATGCAATGCCTGTGACCTCGATTAGTGTGGAGGAAAATGCAAACCTTCTGGAAAAAATAGTTACGCTAGAAAAAGAGCTGCAGGAAAGGGAACAGCAATTGAAGACGCTGCAGGAAACCATGGATAAGGGTGAAGGCCTTCCTCAAACTATGCCAGTGCTGCAGCAGGAAGTTGGTGACGATAGTGCTAAGTTGAATTCGTTGTTATCCCAGCTGGCCGAAAAGAACGAATTGATTGAGCAACTTCAGAACAAACAGAACATGCAAGAGACGGCTGAAGGAAAGGAGTTGATGCCTTCCGATGATGTTCGTATATGCCAGGAAGAGCTTGCTGAACTACGAAAACGTCTAGCGGTGTATGAGGAGGATGCAATAGGCAGACTGGTGATTAATCCTTCTAAGGAATCACGAAAGAGCGTTCGTATCAGTGATGAAATAGAACAATTTGAACCACTTTCCATCAAGGAAGAGTTTGGCAGTGAACAGGATGAGAAAGAAACGGAGGAAATCAAATCTGAACCGGAGGACGAAGCGCACACTGAGGACGAAGCGAACGATGATGCGTCGGAGGTATCAGTTGGGCGCAACAAACTGGACAGTTCACTCGAAAAACTTGAGGAACTGCAAGAGAATCTAAACAAACGCTGTACGTTGCAGGCACGCAGATCGATGGTCCTGCTGGGAAGTAGTGGAACGGTCGAATGCGACTGTATCCAAGCGATAGCTTTAAAGATAGCACAGGGCGGCCTGGAGTTGCTGCTAGTGGCGGAGCTGTACGTGTTGCTGCAGGAAATTTGTAGTGCCATCACGCGGAAGAATGCCGTTCTCGGTCGTAATGTGACGGTGCTGGCCAACAGCATGACCAAGTGCTGGCAGGTCATCACGGATGCTCGGGTCATGATGAACATGGAGTTGACGAACCGTACCAACCACCAGTCGGTGCAGTCAGTCCAAAGCATGAATGTGCAGCAGGATGAGGACAACCGCAGCCGAACCGCCAGTCATATGGGCCATCTGAACGGACCAAACCTTGGGACTAGCGTGTTAGAGACCAGACCATCAATCGCGGTGCACAAATCGCTGTCAGTTGGAAGTGACGATAACAGACACTCGAAAATAGCGGTTGTAGATGTTCAGAG GCGTCGAACTAttaaatggatggaaaatgtgaaaaatatgaaTCGAGCAAGTTAA